The following coding sequences are from one Eleginops maclovinus isolate JMC-PN-2008 ecotype Puerto Natales chromosome 13, JC_Emac_rtc_rv5, whole genome shotgun sequence window:
- the pex1 gene encoding peroxisome biogenesis factor 1, with translation MFTRQGIQPVTVVFSNTKNCFLHVSSKLISHLSLNENQALELSWDHGSPVFLSWTQNRSSSSLDSHKVELCQQLGEKLGLKDGEQGFLRPCNQVSSVHQVFVEPLSFDDWDILELHSAALEQHLLDQIRVVFRDAVFPVWVDSHTAVYIQIVWSVLNSLQHRFSPSVPYGRLEQFTELIVSPKIRAGIGNLNGSPMRHDEKHSFPRQQNMDHSSPSGPSLETTSPVPQTHQWGGIADLKSLLRFMIKGTYDPVKELPSVPDVPALFPDSICRVCGVPPDSLCTISQVATAVIHLFPWSHGSNAVPTGGQSAVTYGLLSKVLSPKESRDRAKVAMEKKKNAGVTKVTEGEALQEEEAIVVRVVCHDTEKLAHKEKSHSNGEIHSGRVWIPKPLAVRLNIIPHSTVRIKAVKSAIKVASSICIQPLIPLPEEDDEEIKTAFLGWLHTQSHEPLACLTARSGTILLHGTDAKLEFALTVLKPEPDSGPPDQLFLLATPVVQKENIQVVREPVTWSAVKSAAESTNPELPCLGSLGGILELSRTAFDFISHSLLGSPLSRELGTTGQGLRGGALLITGAKGSGKSALSRALCRKAREELDAHVELVDCKKLQGKRAETVRQMLQDIFEQAEWRQPSVVLLDDLDHMTGAPTSPEHEHGPEALLQQHVAAGLQDVVDEVLLHSSLVCLIITSHSEHSLHPSITEVQGSHFIQGFAHILPPDQTQRAEILRHVILGKSSLSEETLQTVDLVAVAKETEGYTPQDLKLLLQRALHANTVQRGHSDQGVCLSWTDFVQALKGFTPPSLWGADLHTPSGVGLERVGGLREARQQLMDTIMLPAKYPILFSNLPIRHRSGILLYGAPGTGKTLLARAVAKDSGMNFISIKGPELLSKYIGASEQGVRDVFQRAQAAKPCILFFDEFDSLAPRRGHDSTGVTDRVVNQLLTQLDGVEGLQGVYVLAASSRPDLIDPALLRPGRLDKSLYCPPPDLEARVEILKALSGGMALATDVELEHLAAATEQFTGADLKALLYNAQLEAVHNSMGFSTPHDLTCGSDSDMSLSSMMFPNNSSGSDDSVGEGDPGVGLDQSMVFLEPSELQAEGHRGNVWRIYFGSSFESEVGNSPISGLNSQCVSGPNSMTQDLTRASCRDPAGPLPPAFMSSLQSGYEELGPEQLERLQQDLHNIKNNYRSANEDCVRVPSASSRPGLLLCRLHLNSALAATAPSLSKADWNRYTKLYEAFGGVGDGQSAHSVTFKPGQRVTLA, from the exons ATGTTTACTCGTCAGGGCATTCAACCCGTAACTGTTGTATTTAGCAACACAAAAAACTGCTTTCTTCATGTGTCCTCGAAGTTAATATCGCATCTTTCCTTGAACGAG AACCAGGCTTTGGAGTTGTCCTGGGACCATGGATCCCCAGTATTTCTCAGCTGGACTCAAAACAGATCCTCCTCCAGCCTGGACAGCCATAAAGTGGAGCTGTGTCAACAACTTGGAGAAAAGCTGGGACTGAAGGACGGAGAGCAG gGCTTCCTAAGACCATGTAACCAGGTCTCATCAGTGCATCAAGTGTTTGTGGAGCCTCTGTCATTTGATGACTGGGACATATTG GAGCTCCACAGTGCAGCGCTGGAGCAGCATTTGTTGGATCAGATCAGAGTTGTTTTCCGAGATGCTGTTTTTCCTGTGTGGGTGGACAGCCACACAGCCGTCTACATCCAAATAG TGTGGTCTGTTCTTAACTCTTTGCAGCATCGCTTTTCGCCATCTGTGCCATATGGTCGATTGGAGCAGTTCACAGAACTAATTGTCTCTCCTAAGATCCGCGCTGGAATTGGCAACCTCAATGGCTCTCCAATGAGACACGACGAGAAGCATTCTTTTCCCAGACAGCAAAATATGGATCATTCCTCCCCTTCTGGACCGTCATTAGAAACTACCTCTCCTGTCCCTCAAACCCACCAGTGGGGTGGCATAGCTGACCTGAAGAGCCTGCTACGCTTCATGATAAAGGGTACTTACGACCCAGTTAAGGAGCTGCCATCTGTACCTGATGTTCCTGCCCTCTTTCCTGACTCCATCTGCAGAGTGTGTGGTGTACCTCCAGACTCTCTTTGCACTATAAGCCAGGTTGCCACAGCcgttattcatttatttccttgGAGCCACGGCTCAAATGCTGTGCCAACTGGAGGTCAGTCAGCAGTGACGTATGGCCTGCTCTCAAAAGTTCTCTCCCCTAAAGAATCAAGGGACAGAGCCAAGGTAGccatggagaaaaagaagaacgcAGGAGTTACTAAAGTGACAGAAGGAGAGGCACTACAAGAAGAGGAAGCCATAGTGGTCAGGGTGGTCTGCCATGATACTGAGAAGCTAGCACACAAGGAAAAAAGTCACAGCAATGGAGAGATCCATAGTGGAAGAGTATGG ATCCCAAAACCCCTGGCCGTCAGGTTGAATATCATCCCACATTCAACAGTGAGAATTAAAGCGGTCAAATCAGCTATCAAAGTGGCCTCCTCTATTTGCATACAGCCTTTAATTCCCCTG CCCGAGGAAGACGATGAGGAGATCAAGACAGCTTTCCTTGGTTGGCTGCACACTCAGAGTCATGAGCCTTTAGCCTGTCTGACTGCTCGGTCTGGCACCATCCTCCTACATGGAACTGATG caAAGTTGGAGTTTGCTTTAACTGTACTGAAACCGGAACCAGACAGCGGCCCTCCAGACCAGCTGTTCTTACTTGCCACACCTGTTGTCCAGAAGGAAAACATACAG GTAGTTAGAGAGCCAGTGACATGGTCAGCTGTGAAATCTGCAGCTGAATCAACCAATCCAGAGCTTCCCTGCCTCGGTAGTCTTGG TGGGATCCTCGAGCTTAGTAGGACTGCATTTGACTTCATATCCCACAGCCTTCTGGGTAGTCCCCTCTCAAGAGAGCTTGGTACCACTGGGCAGGGACTCCGGGGAGGAGCTCTTCTCATCACTGGTGCTAAG GGAAGTGGAAAAAGTGCTCTTTCCCGAGCCCTCTGTAGAAAAGCTAGAGAAGAACTGGATGCACACGTGGAGCTGGTGGACTGCAAGAAACTACAAG GCAAAAGGGCAGAGACAGTGAGACAGATGCTGCAGGATATTTTTGAACAGGCGGAATGGAGGCAGCCTTCAGTTGTTCTTCTGGACGACCTGGACCATATGACTGGAGCGCCAACCTCACCAGAGCATGAGCACGGGCCTGAGGCGCTGCTGCAACAGCA TGTGGCTGCAGGTCTGCAGGATGTGGTGGACGAGGTGCTGCTTCACTCCAGCCTGGTGTGTCTGATCATCACCAGCCACAGTGAGCATTCACTTCACCCCTCCATCACCGAGGTGCAGGGGTCCCACTTCATCCAGGGCTTTGCTCACATCCTGCCACCGGACCAg ACTCAAAGAGCAGAAATCCTGCGCCATGTGATACTCGGAAAAAGCAGCCTATCTGAGGAGACCTTACAGACTGTAGACCTGGTAGCTGTTGCCAAGGAGACGGAGGGATACACACCACAAGACCTTAAACTGCTGTTGCAGCGGGCTCTCCATGCCAACACTGTACAAAGAGGACACAGTGACCAGG gtgtgtgtttgtcgtGGACAGACTTTGTGCAGGCTCTGAAGGGGTTCACTCCTCCCTCGCTGTGGGGTGCAGACCTCCACACCCCGAGTGGAGTCGGGCTGGAGAGAGTGGGGGGGCTGAGGGAGGCGCGACAGCAGCTAATGGACACCATAATGCTCCCCGCTAAG TATCCCATCCTGTTTTCCAATCTCCCTATCCGCCATCGCTCTGGAATATTACTGTATGGAGCTCCTGGTACAGGAAAGACACTGCTGGCCAGGGCTGTGGCCAAAGATAGTGGTATGAACTTCATCAGCATCAAG gGCCCCGAGCTTCTGAGTAAGTACATTGGAGCTAGTGAGCAGGGAGTTCGCGATGTCTTCCAGAG GGCTCAAGCTGCCAAGCCGTGCATTCTGTTCTTCGATGAGTTTGACTCTCTGGCTCCCAGGAGGGGCCACGACAGCACAGGAGTAACGGACCGTGTGGTGAACCAGCTACTCACCCAGCTCGACGGGGTGGAGGGACTGCAGG GTGTTTACGTGCTTGCAGCCTCCAGCCGTCCTGATCTGATCGACCCGGCTCTGCTGAGACCTGGACGACTCGACAAGTCCCTCTACTGCCCGCCTCCTGACCTG GAGGCTCGTGTGGAGATCCTGAAGGCTCTGAGCGGTGGTATGGCTCTGGCCACTGACGTGGAATTGGAGCATCTGGCTGCAGCGACGGAGCAGTTCACCGGGGCCGACCTGAAGGCCCTGCTCTACAACGCCCAGCTGGAGGCCGTCCACAACAGCATGGGCTTCAGCACACCACAT GATCTGACCTGTGGCTCTGACAGCGACATGAGCCTGTCCTCCATGATGTTCCCGAACAACAGCAGCGGCTCTGATGACTCGGTGGGGGAGGGGGACCCGGGCGTGGGACTGGACCAGTCTATGGTCTTCCTGGAGCCCAGTGAGCTTCAAGCAGAAGGACATCGTGGAAACGTTTGGAGAATCTACTTTGGAAGCTCTTTCGAGTCAGAGGTTGGGAATTCACCCATTTCAGGACTG AACTCCCAGTGCGTCTCTGGACCAAACTCCATGACCCAAGACTTAACACGGGCATCGTGTCGGGACCCGGCCGGCCCCCTCCCCCCCGCCTTCATGTCCTCACTGCAGAGCGGGTACGAAGAGCTCGGCCCGGAGCAGTTAGAGCGCCTACAACAAGACCTTCATAACATCAAGAACAACTACAGGAGCGCCAAT GAGGACTGTGTTCGGGTGCCGTCAGCCTCCAGCCGGCCGGGCCTGCTGCTGTGTCGGCTTCATCTGAACTCCGCCCTGGCTGCGACTGCGCCGTCTCTCAGCAAGGCCGACTGGAACAGATACACTAAACT GTATGAAGCCTTTGGTGGTGTAGGAGATGGACAGTCTGCCCACTCGGTCACATTCAAACCTGGACAACGTGTGACTTTAGCTTGA